The Dioscorea cayenensis subsp. rotundata cultivar TDr96_F1 chromosome 7, TDr96_F1_v2_PseudoChromosome.rev07_lg8_w22 25.fasta, whole genome shotgun sequence genome includes a region encoding these proteins:
- the LOC120264627 gene encoding uncharacterized protein LOC120264627 — protein sequence MSGTKTSKFHGFTKTISHYSSKSNSSSSSSFSSSSSSCLKMITLKLRRLCSRLGRPLHRRPKPQVVIQKLNKIKSNGEQDKSTSFRQLPSIRLATFNAAMFSMAPAVPWADPRPAKLNHIDTDIRGKSTNDRPKSILKQQKLASKSAKLRVSINLPDNEISLGRSKRLGEGDEVSKKAHKGKAPLMAHSLSFPNGEREKEEKIKSDRTVLDVLREVGADIFALQNVRAEEEKGMHPLSDLAEGLGMKYIFAESWAPDYGNAILSKWPIKHWKVQKIFDDTDFRNVLKATIEVPRVGEINLHCTHLDHLDENWRMKQIKAILRPEDGPHILLGGLNSLDESDYSSERWNDIIKYYEEIGKPTPKVEVMKFLKSKEYVDAKNYAGECEAVVVVAKGQDVQGTCKYGTRVDYILASPNSPYEFVPGSYGVISSKRTSDHHIVKVDITISNNREEKQKPRVVKIDKNSSRGIWSVNS from the exons ATGTCAGGCACAAAAACAAGTAAATTCCATGGTTTCACTAAAACCATATCACACTACTCCTCTAAAtcaaactcatcatcatcatcatcattttcttcttcttcttcttcttgtctcaAAATGATCACTCTAAAACTCCGGCGTCTATGTTCTCGTCTCGGTCGTCCTCTTCATCGTCGTCCTAAGCCTCAAGTAGTCATCCAAAAGCTCAACAAGATCAAGTCTAATGGAGAACAAGATAAATCAACAAGTTTTCGACAATTGCCGTCAATCCGGTTAGCGACATTCAACGCGGCCATGTTTTCGATGGCTCCTGCCGTCCCTTGGGCAGATCCCCGGCCGGCTAAACTCAACCACATCGACACCGATATCCGGGGAAAATCTACAAATGATCGACCAAAGAGTATACTAAAACAACAAAAGCTAGCCTCCAAGTCTGCAAAACTAAGAGTCTCTATCAACCTTCCTGACAATGAGATCTCATTAGGAAGAAGCAAGCGCTTGGGAGAAGGTGATGAAGTTTCAAAAAAAGCTCACAAGGGTAAAGCTCCATTAATGGCTCATAGTCTTAGCTTTCCAaatggagaaagagagaaagaagagaagatcaAGAGTGATAGAACTGTTCTTGATGTTCTAAGAGAAGTGGGAGCTGATATATTTGCTTTGCAAAATGTTAGagctgaagaagaaaagggaatgCATCCACTTTCTGATCTTGCTGAAGGATTAGGCATGAAGTATATATTTGCAGAGAGCTGGGCACCGGATTATGGCAATGCTATTCTTTCAAAATGGCCGATAAAACATTGGAAGGTTCAGAAGATTTTCGATGACACCGATTTTAG GAATGTGTTGAAAGCAACAATTGAGGTGCCTAGAGTTGGAGAGATCAATCTTCATTGTACTCATCTTGATCATCTTGATGAGAATTGGAGGATGAAGCAAATCAAAGCGATTCTCCGGCCGGAAGACGGGCCGCACATACTTCTCGGTGGCCTTAATTCTTTGGATGAGTCCGATTACTCCTCCGAAAGATGGAATGATATCATTAAG taTTATGAAGAAATTGGCAAACCGACACCTAAAGTTGAAGTTatgaagtttttaaaaagtaaagaaTATGTGGATGCTAAGAATTATGCCGGAGAATGTGAAGCTGTTGTTGTAGTTGCGAAAGGACAAG ATGTACAAGGCACATGTAAATATGGAACAAGAGTGGACTACATACTCGCATCGCCGAACTCACCGTATGAATTTGTTCCGGGATCTTATGGTGTTATTTCTTCAAAAAGAACTTCAGATCATCACATTGTAAAGGTAGATATAACTATATCTAACAATAGAGAAGAGAAACAAAAGCCAAGAGTAGTAAAGATAGATAAGAACTCATCTAGAGGTATATGGAGTGTTAATTCTTGA